From the genome of Chelonoidis abingdonii isolate Lonesome George chromosome 25, CheloAbing_2.0, whole genome shotgun sequence, one region includes:
- the DCDC2B gene encoding doublecortin domain-containing protein 2B isoform X2, with amino-acid sequence MSSSTIALAPVAKNVMIYRNGDSFFHGRKFVVNQRQFLTFEAFLNEVTSTIHASVAVRNIYTPRQGHRVTELEELQNGCPYVAAGFERFKRLDYLNHGMKQLSGSRKKNGLQIRPMVPQKLNLAARWQKHVHLPCIIHVFRNGDLLSPPFRLLLSKSTLKEWDTILGLLTEKANLHSGAVRKLCQLDGVPVSSGEELVNGEYYVAVGVEKYKNLPYFELLVPKNSGHRALRNHPNNRRRIHNQGPDYRRVQSTGAAEKDKTPVLSPAVHRQAGKYPRKEEESVFHAKPVRAGQNRTNSRNMQHWPDQEEGSVYKVKDLRKELRGAREVVEDEYTKMELPIDQRAAETVEEIIPKNKMTSHSKVESTDKSWKALTTRNYTSDSEKEEN; translated from the exons ATGAGCTCTAGCACAATAGCTCTGGCCCCTGTGGCCAAGAACGTGATGATCTATCGCAATGGAGACTCCTTCTTCCATGGAAGGAAGTTTGTGGTGAACCAGCGCCAGTTCCTGACCTTTGAAGCGTTTCTGAATGAGGTGACCAGCACAATCCATGCGTCTGTGGCTGTGAGGAACATCTACACCCCCAGGCAGGGCCACCGGGTCACTGAGCTGGAGGAGTTGCAGAATGGATGCCCATATGTGGCAGCTGGCTTTGAGCGGTTCAAAAGGCTAGA CTATTTAAACCATGGAATGAAGCagctcagtgggagcaggaaaaaaaatggcttGCAG ATCCGCCCCATGGTTCCCCAGAAGCTGAACTTGGCAGCACGATGGCAGAAGCACGTCCACCTGCCCTGCATTATACA TGTTTTCCGGAATGGGGATTTGCTGAGCCCCCCTTTCCGACTGTTGCTCTCAAAGAGCACCCTGAAGGAGTGGGACACCATCCTGGGCCTGCTGACGGAGAAAGCCAACCTGCACAGTGGAGCTGTTCGAAA ACTCTGCCAACTGGATGGAGTCCCGGTCTCCAGTGGCGAGGAGTTGGTGAACGGTGAATACTATGTGGCAGTCGGGGTGGAGAAGTACAAAAATCTGCCCTACTTTGAACTGCTGGTGCCTAAGAATTCTGGGCACCGGGCATTACG GAACCATCCAAACAACAGACGCAGGATCCACAATCAGGGG CCGGACTATCGCAGGGTGCAGTCCACAGGAGCCGCAGAGAAAGACAAGACTCCCGTTCTTTctccagcagtgcacagacaagcAGGGAAATATCCACGCAAAGAGGAAGAGTCTGTTTTCCACGCTAAGCCTGTCCGTGCAGGGCAAAACAGGACAAATAGCAGGAACATGCAACACTGGCCTGACCAAG AAGAGGGAAGTGTCTATAAAGTGAAAGACCTGAGAAAGGAGCTGCGAGGTGCCCGGGAAGTAGTGGAGGATGAATACACAAAGATGGAGCTACCTATTGATCAG aGAGCTGCAGAGACTGTGGAAGAAATTataccaaaaaacaaaatgacTTCTCATAGCAAG GTTGAGAGCACTGACAAATCGTGGAAGGCCTTGACAACGCGAAATTACACCAGTGActcagagaaggaagagaactGA
- the DCDC2B gene encoding doublecortin domain-containing protein 2B isoform X1 — MSSSTIALAPVAKNVMIYRNGDSFFHGRKFVVNQRQFLTFEAFLNEVTSTIHASVAVRNIYTPRQGHRVTELEELQNGCPYVAAGFERFKRLDYLNHGMKQLSGSRKKNGLQIRPMVPQKLNLAARWQKHVHLPCIIHVFRNGDLLSPPFRLLLSKSTLKEWDTILGLLTEKANLHSGAVRKLCQLDGVPVSSGEELVNGEYYVAVGVEKYKNLPYFELLVPKNSGHRALRNHPNNRRRIHNQGFSKSYATSQDGASDSTLIDPPQQPDYRRVQSTGAAEKDKTPVLSPAVHRQAGKYPRKEEESVFHAKPVRAGQNRTNSRNMQHWPDQEEGSVYKVKDLRKELRGAREVVEDEYTKMELPIDQRAAETVEEIIPKNKMTSHSKVESTDKSWKALTTRNYTSDSEKEEN; from the exons ATGAGCTCTAGCACAATAGCTCTGGCCCCTGTGGCCAAGAACGTGATGATCTATCGCAATGGAGACTCCTTCTTCCATGGAAGGAAGTTTGTGGTGAACCAGCGCCAGTTCCTGACCTTTGAAGCGTTTCTGAATGAGGTGACCAGCACAATCCATGCGTCTGTGGCTGTGAGGAACATCTACACCCCCAGGCAGGGCCACCGGGTCACTGAGCTGGAGGAGTTGCAGAATGGATGCCCATATGTGGCAGCTGGCTTTGAGCGGTTCAAAAGGCTAGA CTATTTAAACCATGGAATGAAGCagctcagtgggagcaggaaaaaaaatggcttGCAG ATCCGCCCCATGGTTCCCCAGAAGCTGAACTTGGCAGCACGATGGCAGAAGCACGTCCACCTGCCCTGCATTATACA TGTTTTCCGGAATGGGGATTTGCTGAGCCCCCCTTTCCGACTGTTGCTCTCAAAGAGCACCCTGAAGGAGTGGGACACCATCCTGGGCCTGCTGACGGAGAAAGCCAACCTGCACAGTGGAGCTGTTCGAAA ACTCTGCCAACTGGATGGAGTCCCGGTCTCCAGTGGCGAGGAGTTGGTGAACGGTGAATACTATGTGGCAGTCGGGGTGGAGAAGTACAAAAATCTGCCCTACTTTGAACTGCTGGTGCCTAAGAATTCTGGGCACCGGGCATTACG GAACCATCCAAACAACAGACGCAGGATCCACAATCAGGGG TTTAGTAAAAGCTATGCCACCTCCCAGGATGGAGCTAGCGACTCTACCCTCATTGATCCACCTCAGCAG CCGGACTATCGCAGGGTGCAGTCCACAGGAGCCGCAGAGAAAGACAAGACTCCCGTTCTTTctccagcagtgcacagacaagcAGGGAAATATCCACGCAAAGAGGAAGAGTCTGTTTTCCACGCTAAGCCTGTCCGTGCAGGGCAAAACAGGACAAATAGCAGGAACATGCAACACTGGCCTGACCAAG AAGAGGGAAGTGTCTATAAAGTGAAAGACCTGAGAAAGGAGCTGCGAGGTGCCCGGGAAGTAGTGGAGGATGAATACACAAAGATGGAGCTACCTATTGATCAG aGAGCTGCAGAGACTGTGGAAGAAATTataccaaaaaacaaaatgacTTCTCATAGCAAG GTTGAGAGCACTGACAAATCGTGGAAGGCCTTGACAACGCGAAATTACACCAGTGActcagagaaggaagagaactGA
- the DCDC2B gene encoding doublecortin domain-containing protein 2B isoform X3 codes for MSSSTIALAPVAKNVMIYRNGDSFFHGRKFVVNQRQFLTFEAFLNEVTSTIHASVAVRNIYTPRQGHRVTELEELQNGCPYVAAGFERFKRLDYLNHGMKQLSGSRKKNGLQIRPMVPQKLNLAARWQKHVHLPCIIHVFRNGDLLSPPFRLLLSKSTLKEWDTILGLLTEKANLHSGAVRKLCQLDGVPVSSGEELVNGEYYVAVGVEKYKNLPYFELLVPKNSGHRALRNHPNNRRRIHNQGFSKSYATSQDGASDSTLIDPPQQPDYRRVQSTGAAEKDKTPVLSPAVHRQAGKYPRKEEESVFHAKPVRAGQNRTNSRNMQHWPDQEEGSVYKVKDLRKELRGAREVVEDEYTKMELPIDQSSKYRISKAENQLSAAHSL; via the exons ATGAGCTCTAGCACAATAGCTCTGGCCCCTGTGGCCAAGAACGTGATGATCTATCGCAATGGAGACTCCTTCTTCCATGGAAGGAAGTTTGTGGTGAACCAGCGCCAGTTCCTGACCTTTGAAGCGTTTCTGAATGAGGTGACCAGCACAATCCATGCGTCTGTGGCTGTGAGGAACATCTACACCCCCAGGCAGGGCCACCGGGTCACTGAGCTGGAGGAGTTGCAGAATGGATGCCCATATGTGGCAGCTGGCTTTGAGCGGTTCAAAAGGCTAGA CTATTTAAACCATGGAATGAAGCagctcagtgggagcaggaaaaaaaatggcttGCAG ATCCGCCCCATGGTTCCCCAGAAGCTGAACTTGGCAGCACGATGGCAGAAGCACGTCCACCTGCCCTGCATTATACA TGTTTTCCGGAATGGGGATTTGCTGAGCCCCCCTTTCCGACTGTTGCTCTCAAAGAGCACCCTGAAGGAGTGGGACACCATCCTGGGCCTGCTGACGGAGAAAGCCAACCTGCACAGTGGAGCTGTTCGAAA ACTCTGCCAACTGGATGGAGTCCCGGTCTCCAGTGGCGAGGAGTTGGTGAACGGTGAATACTATGTGGCAGTCGGGGTGGAGAAGTACAAAAATCTGCCCTACTTTGAACTGCTGGTGCCTAAGAATTCTGGGCACCGGGCATTACG GAACCATCCAAACAACAGACGCAGGATCCACAATCAGGGG TTTAGTAAAAGCTATGCCACCTCCCAGGATGGAGCTAGCGACTCTACCCTCATTGATCCACCTCAGCAG CCGGACTATCGCAGGGTGCAGTCCACAGGAGCCGCAGAGAAAGACAAGACTCCCGTTCTTTctccagcagtgcacagacaagcAGGGAAATATCCACGCAAAGAGGAAGAGTCTGTTTTCCACGCTAAGCCTGTCCGTGCAGGGCAAAACAGGACAAATAGCAGGAACATGCAACACTGGCCTGACCAAG AAGAGGGAAGTGTCTATAAAGTGAAAGACCTGAGAAAGGAGCTGCGAGGTGCCCGGGAAGTAGTGGAGGATGAATACACAAAGATGGAGCTACCTATTGATCAG AGCTCTAAATACAGGATCTCAAAGGCAGAGAATCAGCTGTCTGCAGCTCATAGCCTATGA
- the IQCC gene encoding IQ domain-containing protein C isoform X3: MTPSVGARLPGSAAPVRWEMAPEQQRLVKGVTRLQKQMKVKRLIDQESGSKDHNNTAKGQQKHCPLETLEPEKDCDSRSCMKPTAQLQDEQMVSRGESKRVKQNLECDADKSTGQDCSLSGKNTEWKNNSNASSVWNNTVPEIGSTVASQELPFKSIKQELPQTLPDLQCYRNHLAMELLWLQQAIVSRKNYLILKQRLGTPER, encoded by the exons ATGACGCCATCGGTCGGAGCCCGGTTACCAGGCAGCGCCGCACCGGTTCGGTGGGAGATGGCGCCGGAGCAGCAACGGCTGGTGAAGGGGGTGACGAGGCTGCAG AAGCAGATGAAAGTAAAGCGATTAATTGATCAAGAGTCTGGATCCAAAGACCATAACAACACGGCTAAAGGGCAGCAAAAGCATTGTCCTCTTGAGACACTAGAACCAGAAAAGGATTGTGACTCTAGGAGTTGCATGAAACCTACAGCCCAGCTTCAAGATGAGCAGATGGTCTCAAGAGGTGAAAGCAAGAGAGTGAAGCAAAATTTAGAGTGTGATGCAGATAAATCCACTGGACAGGACTGCAGTTTATCAGGAAAGAATACGGAATGGAAGAACAATAGCAATGCATCATCTGTATGGAACAACACTGTTCCGGAGATAGGATCTACTGTAGCCAGCCAAG AGCTTCCATTCAAGAGCATAAAACAGGAGCTGCCTCAAACTCTTCCCGACCTTCAGTGCTATCGAAATCACTTGGCCATGGAGCTGCTGTGGCTGCAACAAGCTATTGTGAGCCGTAAGAAT TATTTGATCCTGAAACAAAGGCTGGGGACTCCTGAGCGATAG
- the IQCC gene encoding IQ domain-containing protein C isoform X2, whose protein sequence is MTPSVGARLPGSAAPVRWEMAPEQQRLVKGVTRLQAYVRGFLVRKRFRSLQEDYENMVKEIEGDLGPLQWKGRFIPMPVFPQKQMKVKRLIDQESGSKDHNNTAKGQQKHCPLETLEPEKDCDSRSCMKPTAQLQDEQMVSRGESKRVKQNLECDADKSTGQDCSLSGKNTEWKNNSNASSVWNNTVPEIGSTVASQELPFKSIKQELPQTLPDLQCYRNHLAMELLWLQQAIVSRKNYLILKQRLGTPER, encoded by the exons ATGACGCCATCGGTCGGAGCCCGGTTACCAGGCAGCGCCGCACCGGTTCGGTGGGAGATGGCGCCGGAGCAGCAACGGCTGGTGAAGGGGGTGACGAGGCTGCAG GCCTATGTCAGGGGTTTTCTTGTGAGGAAGAGGTTCCGAAGCTTACAGGAGGACTATGAGAACATGGTAAAGGAGATTGAAGGGGATTTGGGTCCATTGCAGTGGAAAGGACGCTTCATACCAATGCCTGTCTTTCCTCAAAAG CAGATGAAAGTAAAGCGATTAATTGATCAAGAGTCTGGATCCAAAGACCATAACAACACGGCTAAAGGGCAGCAAAAGCATTGTCCTCTTGAGACACTAGAACCAGAAAAGGATTGTGACTCTAGGAGTTGCATGAAACCTACAGCCCAGCTTCAAGATGAGCAGATGGTCTCAAGAGGTGAAAGCAAGAGAGTGAAGCAAAATTTAGAGTGTGATGCAGATAAATCCACTGGACAGGACTGCAGTTTATCAGGAAAGAATACGGAATGGAAGAACAATAGCAATGCATCATCTGTATGGAACAACACTGTTCCGGAGATAGGATCTACTGTAGCCAGCCAAG AGCTTCCATTCAAGAGCATAAAACAGGAGCTGCCTCAAACTCTTCCCGACCTTCAGTGCTATCGAAATCACTTGGCCATGGAGCTGCTGTGGCTGCAACAAGCTATTGTGAGCCGTAAGAAT TATTTGATCCTGAAACAAAGGCTGGGGACTCCTGAGCGATAG
- the IQCC gene encoding IQ domain-containing protein C isoform X1, with product MTPSVGARLPGSAAPVRWEMAPEQQRLVKGVTRLQAYVRGFLVRKRFRSLQEDYENMVKEIEGDLGPLQWKGRFIPMPVFPQKKQMKVKRLIDQESGSKDHNNTAKGQQKHCPLETLEPEKDCDSRSCMKPTAQLQDEQMVSRGESKRVKQNLECDADKSTGQDCSLSGKNTEWKNNSNASSVWNNTVPEIGSTVASQELPFKSIKQELPQTLPDLQCYRNHLAMELLWLQQAIVSRKNYLILKQRLGTPER from the exons ATGACGCCATCGGTCGGAGCCCGGTTACCAGGCAGCGCCGCACCGGTTCGGTGGGAGATGGCGCCGGAGCAGCAACGGCTGGTGAAGGGGGTGACGAGGCTGCAG GCCTATGTCAGGGGTTTTCTTGTGAGGAAGAGGTTCCGAAGCTTACAGGAGGACTATGAGAACATGGTAAAGGAGATTGAAGGGGATTTGGGTCCATTGCAGTGGAAAGGACGCTTCATACCAATGCCTGTCTTTCCTCAAAAG AAGCAGATGAAAGTAAAGCGATTAATTGATCAAGAGTCTGGATCCAAAGACCATAACAACACGGCTAAAGGGCAGCAAAAGCATTGTCCTCTTGAGACACTAGAACCAGAAAAGGATTGTGACTCTAGGAGTTGCATGAAACCTACAGCCCAGCTTCAAGATGAGCAGATGGTCTCAAGAGGTGAAAGCAAGAGAGTGAAGCAAAATTTAGAGTGTGATGCAGATAAATCCACTGGACAGGACTGCAGTTTATCAGGAAAGAATACGGAATGGAAGAACAATAGCAATGCATCATCTGTATGGAACAACACTGTTCCGGAGATAGGATCTACTGTAGCCAGCCAAG AGCTTCCATTCAAGAGCATAAAACAGGAGCTGCCTCAAACTCTTCCCGACCTTCAGTGCTATCGAAATCACTTGGCCATGGAGCTGCTGTGGCTGCAACAAGCTATTGTGAGCCGTAAGAAT TATTTGATCCTGAAACAAAGGCTGGGGACTCCTGAGCGATAG